TCTCCTTTTGTCTAATGGCATTTTTTATCCTCTCCGGGTTTCTTATCGTCATGCATATGCCTCATCATAAAGTAATGCGATAGCGGACAGAGCAATAATACCGCCCAAAATAAATAACTTCTGCTTATTCCAAAAAAATATATGGCTCCAATTAACAAAAGCAAAGGCACGCCGCAGCACACAATCATCATTAAGGCGTGGTTATGCTTTAATTTGTCTATCCAGTTCTTCATGTTTACCCTCCAAACATTACGGTAATTGCATTGAGGGTAACCCCTCCTCGATTCACCCATCTATATTTAGATATATCGAAATATTTAAATATTTCGGTCGCTTCTACACAGTATATGCAGGTGAAGATCGGAAGTTTAGTCAAGTTTTATACAATTCTTCTGCTTAGTGAAGAGCCCAAGCATGGCTATGACCTTATGAAAGAGCTGGAAGAAACGTTAGGAAGAAAGATAAGCACCAGCCAAGTATATCCCTTCCTTAAGCTCTTAGAGAAAAATAGGCTCATTAAAATAGAGGAGATAGGGGAAAGAGAGAAAAAAATATATCAGTTAACAAAAAACGGGAAAAAATTCGTTAATGTTTTCCTTCAAAGATTCGGGGATTTGATTGATATAGCCGTAGAGCCAAAACTCACAACATGCGCGCATTGCAGCTGCAAGGTCTATGAAGGGGGCCATGCTGAACAAATGAAAGGAAACCTATTAAAATTCTGCTGCATGCACTGCGCCAGCGCCTACAAAAACATGTTAAAGAAACGTTTAAGGTAAAATGAAGCCCTGCTTTGCAAATCTTGACAATAAGCGAATCGGGATGGTTATCAGTGTTATTTCCATTATACTCCTGCTCATGTTATCCTCATTTTCCTTTAAAATCGCAAGGGCGGAAGCCGCAGCATGTGTCCATCCCGGCAATGTGTCATGCCCCGTAACCGCGCACATACCTCCAGCCTCATATTTTGGAGCTGCTCTCCTTGCAGTTATATTCATTCTTGGGATTCGGCTTATGCGAAAAGCTGAAGCTGGTGAAAAAATACGCAAAGACGCTGCAGAAAAGGCAGAAGCCGTTGCAAAAGCATTAACAGGAGACGAGAAAAAAGCTTATGAGCTGATTATGGCATCACAAGGGGCCGTTTTCCAGGGCGAGCTTGTGGAAAAAATGGGCTATTCAAAAATGAAGGTTACAAGAACTCTGGACAAGCTGGAAGGGCAGGGGTTAATCGAGAGGAGAAGGCGCGGATTGGCAAATATGGTTTTGATAAGATATCGCTAGTAACGTTGTAAGCTGAAACTAGTTTTGTTACTATGCCTTATATATTGTATCATCTTGACAATGGCAGAACCAAACATAAACCTGAAAGGAGGGATCATGATTTCACAGAAAAGAAACATCATCACAGCATCTTTAATATTGATAATCTTTGTTGGAAGTATTGTCGGATATGGCATTATGGATGCGAACCCAGGAAAAAACAGCAAGGACATAAAGAAAACGCCAACTGGGAGCTTTCTTGGCTTGCCAGAGTATCCTGATGATATAACCACAATGTTCCTGTGCCCGTGCTGCGGCCAGGCTCTTGACAGGAAAAACATATGCTGTGGCATGGCTTCTGATATGATAGCTTATATTAATTCATTGACTGGCTCAGGGCTTTCAAAAGACGAAGTCCTTATGAAGGGTGTCGAGAAATACGGCATCAATTCAGTCATAGAGTCAAAAAGATCTGCGGTGCAGGCGATGTTCGCAAAGCAAAATCCCTCAGTCTTCCCAGAAGGGCAGCTTCTGTTCTCAAATGCCGTAGGCCAAAAGGCTCCTGATTTCACGCTTGAAAGCATCGAAGGAGTATCAGTAAAGCTAAGCGATTACAAGGGGAAAAACGTGGTCTTATTTTTTACAGAAGGAAGCATGTGCTATCCTGCATGCTGGGACCAAATGAGCGCTTTTGGAAATGATGAAAGGTTCAATAATGATGAGCTAGTTGTATTTTCAATAACACCCGACCAAAGAAGCGAGTGGCAGAAAATAGTCCAAAAAGTCCCTAAAATGGCAAAAGCTAAAATTTTGTTTGACTCAGCAAGGGCAGTCTCTTCAGCTTACGATGTGCTGTCGCTTGCATCCTCAATGCACAAGGGCTCTTATCCGGGCCATACCTATTTTATAATCAACAAGGAGGGGATTATCCGCTATACACTGGACGATCCAAAGATGGCTATAAGGAACGACGAGCTTATTTCTGAGATAGATAAGATTGCATGAGGGCATAGAATGGAATATGTGCTGGTAATGGCCTCGCTTGTAACCGCCTTTATTGCCGGAGTGGCCGCATTGTTTGCACCCTGCTGCATAACCGTGCTGCTGCCTGCTTATCTTGGCTCGATTTTCAGGCAGAAGGCTACAATAATGCTCATGACTTTTGTGTTCTTTGCAGGGCTGCTTGCAGTATTTTTGCCTCTTGGATTGGGCTTTGCAGCCCTCGGTGTATTGTTCAGCAAATACCATAACTTAATTTTTGTGTCAGGGGGCGTTTTTCTATTGCTTTTAGGCGCATCAACACTTCTTGGAATGCATTTTTCGCTGCCATCTGCGCATCCAAAAATGAAGGTGCAGGATGCCGCTTCTGTTTTTGTGCTGGGAGTTTTTTCAGCTTTCGCAACCCTTTGCTGCGCCCCGGTATTAGCTGGCGTTCTGGCTTTGTCAATATTGCCTGGCTCAGTATTCTGGGGAGGACTGTATGCGCTTGCGTATGTGTTAGGCATGATTTTTCCGCTCTTTATCCTTGCTTATTTTGTGGACAAATCGGACTTAGGCAATAGACTGAGCTTTTTCAAAAAACAGGTTTCATATTTCATCGCAAAGAAGAAAATAGAAGTTACAATTGCCGAGATGATAGCAGGGATAATGTTTCTTTTGATGGGAACGCTTATACTCTACCTTGCAAAAATGGGCAAGCTTGCAATGAGCAGCGATTACCAGGTAAGCGTAAATATATTTATGGCTAATCTAACCACTTTGATAAACTCTTTTTTTGTAAAAGGGCCTTTAGTAGTTTGGTTTTTGTTTGCAGCCGCAGTTTTATTGGCCTTAATTGCATTAATAAAGAGGGGGAAGGGTCAAGTTGACTAAACAATTCATCTTTAGGTGACCTCGACTTTACAGCTCAGATAAGGGAGGTTGGTGCAAAATTGTAGGTTGCCATCATTTTGTGAGCAACATCGCTAATGAATAAGCATCGACCTCGAGGGGATGCTCCATCCGGGACGAATGTCGATTATCACAGACATCTATGCCATGTGCGAACTCGATGGCAATCCGAGCATTGCGAGAATTTCGCACCAGCCTCCAGATAATGGAAAGTCTTAAATATTCTCTCTGCAAGATACATTTCTTGAGCAGGTAAGCAGATGCAATGAAAAAGCAACAACCATCAAAAAAGATTAAAACAAAGAATTACCAGCGGCTTAGTTTTCTTGCTCTTTTTCTGGCGTTTGCTTTGATTCTAGGCAGCTTAATCGGAAATGATAAAGACAGCGACAAAGCAGGCCTTGCCTCAAAGAGCAGCACTGATCACTCTACTGATACTTCTCATTCTACTGAAGTGAGAATCTGTGAGGCTCCGTGTATACTCTCATTTAATCCTTCTCGATGGACGCCTCCTCAAGGAGTTACTCAGCCAGATGATGTCGGCAGGGAGATTGCACGCAGTCTCGGAATGACAGGAGAAGGATGGAGCGAAGGTGTTATGTCTATATGCCGCAGAGAGTTCTCTGAATCAGTTTATGATGTAATGAGATGTCGTCTTTCTTTTGTCACTATTTCAGGGATCGGAGATCGAAATAAAGACACCGACAAAGCAGGCTTTGCTTCAAAGACTACTACCCATTCAACTGAGGTATCCACTGAAGTACCGACCTGCCAGGCTCCTTGTATACGCCATTTAGACCCATCGGATCCCTTCCAATGGCAGCAACTAAGAGAGATTACTCAGCCAGATGATGTCGGCAGGGAGATTGCACGCAGTCTCGGAATGACAGGAGAAGGATGGAGCGAAGGTGTTATGTCTATATGCCGCAGAGAGTTCTCTGAATCAGCTGATGTAACGGGATGCTATCTTTCTTTTTTCAATATTGCATTGGAAGGAGCTTGCGTAGGCGGCCAAAGCCCTTCCGATGTAGCTTGGAACACGCTTCAGGCAAACGGCATAGAAGACAGAAACGCATATAGCGGTACAGAAGAAACTCAGCGTTGTTTAAACGCCCGCAGAGATTGCCAGGAGGCCTGCGGTTCTATCCCAGACGGTGAATTACTAAACACGTGCCTTACTCGGCTTAAAACCATAAACCCAGCCTGCGGATAATAATCATTAAAGCCAAAACCAAGCACCCCTTATTATTTATTTCCTCACCACTTTCTCCTTCCCTCCCGTCAGATCAACCACCTGGGAAGGCTGCCCGTTCTTCTCCCCTTCATAGATCACAATGGGAACCTGTGCCTTGAAATCATGGTGCAAGTTCTCCAGAGAAGTCATGAAGTCCTGGCCTGCCTTGTTGGCAGAGGTGGTGATAATAGGAAAGCCGAGTTTCTCAACGACAGTATGGATCCAGTGGTTGGGAATTCTCACGCCGAGAGTCTTGCCTCCCGGGTTTACAGCCTGGCTCAC
The Candidatus Nanoarchaeia archaeon genome window above contains:
- a CDS encoding PadR family transcriptional regulator, which translates into the protein MQVKIGSLVKFYTILLLSEEPKHGYDLMKELEETLGRKISTSQVYPFLKLLEKNRLIKIEEIGEREKKIYQLTKNGKKFVNVFLQRFGDLIDIAVEPKLTTCAHCSCKVYEGGHAEQMKGNLLKFCCMHCASAYKNMLKKRLR
- a CDS encoding MarR family transcriptional regulator is translated as MRKAEAGEKIRKDAAEKAEAVAKALTGDEKKAYELIMASQGAVFQGELVEKMGYSKMKVTRTLDKLEGQGLIERRRRGLANMVLIRYR
- a CDS encoding redoxin domain-containing protein; this encodes MAEPNINLKGGIMISQKRNIITASLILIIFVGSIVGYGIMDANPGKNSKDIKKTPTGSFLGLPEYPDDITTMFLCPCCGQALDRKNICCGMASDMIAYINSLTGSGLSKDEVLMKGVEKYGINSVIESKRSAVQAMFAKQNPSVFPEGQLLFSNAVGQKAPDFTLESIEGVSVKLSDYKGKNVVLFFTEGSMCYPACWDQMSAFGNDERFNNDELVVFSITPDQRSEWQKIVQKVPKMAKAKILFDSARAVSSAYDVLSLASSMHKGSYPGHTYFIINKEGIIRYTLDDPKMAIRNDELISEIDKIA
- a CDS encoding cytochrome c biogenesis protein CcdA, which gives rise to MASLVTAFIAGVAALFAPCCITVLLPAYLGSIFRQKATIMLMTFVFFAGLLAVFLPLGLGFAALGVLFSKYHNLIFVSGGVFLLLLGASTLLGMHFSLPSAHPKMKVQDAASVFVLGVFSAFATLCCAPVLAGVLALSILPGSVFWGGLYALAYVLGMIFPLFILAYFVDKSDLGNRLSFFKKQVSYFIAKKKIEVTIAEMIAGIMFLLMGTLILYLAKMGKLAMSSDYQVSVNIFMANLTTLINSFFVKGPLVVWFLFAAAVLLALIALIKRGKGQVD